A single genomic interval of Mycolicibacterium holsaticum DSM 44478 = JCM 12374 harbors:
- a CDS encoding lysophospholipid acyltransferase family protein, whose translation MASNRSDNPEVAKWDPEFTRRITNWVGPVARRYFRAEVRGLASIPQAGGALVVSNHSGGMFTPDVLIFAPAFYDKFGFDRPVHTLAHYGVFLGNVGDWLRRAGAIEASRENAAAALGSGAVVLVFPGGDYDAYRPTLTENVIDFNGRTGYVRTAIETGVPIVPMVSIGGQETQLFLARGDSIARLLGLTRARMEILPLSIGFPFGLSMIFPPNLPLPAKVVMRVLEPIDVVAEFGTDPDIDAVDLHVRAVMQAALDELAAERRFPILG comes from the coding sequence ATGGCAAGCAACAGGTCGGACAACCCAGAGGTCGCCAAGTGGGATCCGGAGTTCACCCGACGAATCACCAACTGGGTCGGCCCGGTCGCACGGCGGTACTTCCGCGCGGAGGTTCGCGGTCTGGCGTCGATCCCGCAAGCCGGCGGTGCGCTGGTGGTGTCCAACCACTCGGGTGGCATGTTCACCCCCGACGTGCTGATCTTCGCGCCGGCGTTCTACGACAAGTTCGGTTTCGACCGTCCCGTGCACACCCTGGCCCACTACGGGGTATTCCTCGGCAACGTCGGCGACTGGCTACGCCGCGCAGGCGCGATCGAGGCCAGCCGTGAAAACGCCGCCGCGGCATTGGGATCCGGCGCAGTCGTCCTGGTATTTCCCGGCGGGGACTACGACGCGTACCGGCCCACCCTCACCGAGAACGTGATCGACTTCAACGGCAGGACGGGCTACGTACGCACGGCCATCGAGACCGGGGTGCCGATCGTGCCGATGGTGTCGATCGGCGGGCAGGAGACCCAATTGTTCCTTGCCCGTGGCGATTCGATCGCCCGCCTGCTGGGCCTGACCCGCGCGCGCATGGAGATCCTGCCGCTGAGCATCGGCTTCCCGTTCGGCTTGTCCATGATCTTCCCGCCGAACCTGCCGCTGCCCGCCAAGGTCGTCATGCGTGTGCTCGAACCCATCGACGTGGTGGCGGAATTCGGCACGGATCCCGATATCGACGCGGTGGATCTGCACGTCCGAGCCGTCATGCAGGCGGCGCTTGACGAACTGGCCGCCGAACGCCGCTTCCCGATATTGGGCTGA
- a CDS encoding phosphotransferase family protein: MNTPINAHRLSRWLDEHDVAGWGEVPALQQLSGGSQNALYVIERGGHRMVMRMPGESADERRLADLLREIRLVRALSGTDVPHAELIAADETGEVLGKPFYVMAEIDGWSPMDRGWPAPFDTDLEARRGLAFQLIEGAAKLARVDWRAQGLEGFGRPDGFHERQVDRWLSFLSGFQVRELPGLDIAADWLRANRPDQFTPGIMHGDYQFANVMYAHGAPARLAALVDWEMTTIGDPLLDLAWAVLGYDGEEPKTDFYLPMEGMPPRSELLEHYENISGLPTDNLDYYLVLANFKIGIVLERTYARNVTSPDGDREVADAFGSMVLQSVATAAETARSLAGRVG, encoded by the coding sequence ATGAATACCCCGATCAACGCCCACCGGCTGAGCCGATGGCTCGACGAACATGACGTGGCAGGCTGGGGTGAGGTGCCTGCACTGCAGCAGCTTTCGGGCGGCTCGCAGAACGCGCTCTACGTGATCGAGCGCGGCGGTCACCGGATGGTCATGCGCATGCCGGGTGAGAGCGCCGACGAGCGGCGATTGGCCGATCTGCTTCGCGAGATCCGGCTGGTGCGCGCCCTGTCGGGTACCGACGTCCCCCACGCCGAATTGATCGCCGCAGACGAGACGGGTGAAGTGCTGGGCAAGCCGTTCTATGTCATGGCGGAGATCGACGGGTGGAGCCCAATGGACAGGGGCTGGCCGGCACCCTTTGACACTGACTTGGAGGCCCGACGCGGACTCGCATTCCAGTTGATCGAGGGCGCCGCGAAGCTGGCACGGGTTGATTGGCGGGCACAGGGCCTCGAGGGCTTCGGCCGGCCGGACGGGTTCCATGAACGTCAGGTTGACCGCTGGTTGTCGTTTCTCTCGGGCTTTCAGGTTCGTGAGCTGCCGGGGCTGGATATCGCCGCCGATTGGCTTCGCGCCAACCGTCCGGACCAATTCACGCCAGGCATCATGCATGGCGACTACCAGTTCGCCAACGTGATGTACGCCCATGGCGCTCCTGCCCGGTTGGCCGCATTGGTGGACTGGGAGATGACCACGATCGGCGACCCACTGTTGGATCTCGCCTGGGCGGTCCTCGGATACGACGGCGAAGAACCTAAGACCGATTTCTACCTTCCAATGGAGGGCATGCCGCCCCGCAGCGAACTGCTGGAGCACTACGAGAACATCAGTGGCTTGCCGACCGATAACCTCGACTACTACTTGGTGCTGGCCAACTTCAAGATCGGGATCGTGCTGGAACGCACCTATGCGCGCAACGTGACCTCTCCCGACGGCGATCGAGAGGTCGCCGACGCGTTCGGCTCAATGGTGTTGCAGTCCGTCGCCACCGCTGCCGAGACGGCGCGGTCACTGGCGGGCCGCGTCGGATGA
- a CDS encoding NAD-dependent epimerase/dehydratase family protein yields the protein MSDAVLVTGAFGLVGSATVRRLAELGRPVVATDLDTPANRKAQTKLPRHVEVRWADLTDPTQAQQLISTVAPAAIIHLAAIIAPPIYRNAKLARRVNVDATATIVGLAEAQPTRPRFVHASSNAVFGARNPHRTPSPLTVDDPMRPCDVYSGQKAEGEQIVRSSRLDWVVLRFGGVLSTDLSALPFSTDALFFESALPTDGRLQTVDVRDVAWACAAATTADVVGETLLIAGDESHRLRQGDVGPSLAAALGLSGLPTGRPGNPHSAEDWFVTDWMDTTRAQEALQFQHHSWPDMLAELRARAGWKRYPGRLIAPLARAVMKRRGAYWRQPGQYADPWGAIRRKMGDPAWDRPRDLS from the coding sequence ATGTCCGACGCGGTGCTCGTCACCGGAGCCTTCGGCCTCGTCGGATCCGCGACCGTGCGCCGACTGGCCGAGTTGGGCCGGCCGGTGGTGGCCACCGACCTCGACACCCCTGCCAACCGCAAGGCGCAGACGAAGCTGCCCCGGCACGTCGAGGTCCGCTGGGCCGACCTGACCGATCCCACCCAGGCACAGCAGTTGATTTCCACTGTCGCACCCGCGGCGATCATTCACCTCGCGGCGATCATCGCGCCGCCGATCTACCGCAACGCGAAACTGGCGCGCCGGGTCAACGTGGATGCCACGGCCACGATCGTTGGCCTCGCCGAAGCGCAACCGACCCGGCCCAGGTTCGTGCACGCGTCGAGCAACGCGGTCTTCGGCGCGCGCAACCCCCACCGCACTCCGTCGCCGCTGACGGTCGACGACCCGATGCGCCCCTGCGACGTGTACAGCGGACAGAAGGCCGAGGGCGAGCAGATCGTGCGGTCATCGCGTCTGGACTGGGTGGTGTTGCGGTTCGGCGGGGTGCTCAGCACGGACCTGTCGGCGCTGCCGTTCAGTACCGACGCCCTGTTCTTCGAAAGCGCACTGCCCACCGACGGCCGGCTGCAAACCGTCGACGTGCGCGACGTCGCGTGGGCATGCGCGGCGGCGACGACGGCCGACGTCGTGGGTGAGACTCTGCTGATCGCCGGGGATGAGTCCCACCGCCTGCGCCAGGGTGACGTGGGACCTTCGCTGGCCGCGGCCCTGGGATTATCCGGTTTGCCGACCGGTCGGCCGGGCAATCCGCACAGCGCCGAGGACTGGTTCGTCACCGACTGGATGGACACCACCCGTGCGCAGGAAGCCCTCCAGTTCCAGCACCACTCGTGGCCCGACATGCTCGCCGAGTTGCGGGCCCGGGCGGGGTGGAAACGCTATCCGGGCCGGCTGATCGCCCCGCTGGCGCGGGCGGTCATGAAGCGCCGCGGGGCGTACTGGAGGCAACCGGGGCAATACGCCGATCCATGGGGAGCGATCCGGCGCAAGATGGGCGATCCGGCGTGGGATCGTCCCCGCGATCTGTCCTGA
- a CDS encoding LLM class flavin-dependent oxidoreductase gives MGLTFGYLYDFRNPEPWRRPWHEVYRETLDVVAWSETVGFAGAWVPEHHGAEDGYLPTPNLALAAMATRTSNIRIGAAVAIAPLYHPVRFAEECAVLDILSDGRLETALAIGYRRREYDMQGKRFTDRGDHLDEFLHIVRALWAGETVTFAGRHYTVNEARIMPPPRGRIPLYVGGFTDRALDRVAAYADGYLGNEEICDLYLEKLRQRGKDLDRAAIRIPGIFVTVAEDPEQAMEELAPYYHHVFSSYRVWMNEDNAIGMENASLQLAMDVDGFKRSGILQIMTPEQAVGHFKAMQDRIPLEHFMMMRPPGLPAERFVEYAQLFADKVIPAFN, from the coding sequence ATGGGGTTGACCTTCGGCTACCTCTACGACTTCAGGAATCCGGAGCCGTGGCGCCGACCGTGGCACGAGGTCTACCGAGAGACGCTCGACGTCGTCGCATGGAGCGAGACCGTCGGCTTCGCTGGCGCCTGGGTACCAGAACATCACGGTGCCGAAGACGGGTACCTGCCGACACCGAATCTGGCGCTGGCGGCGATGGCGACAAGGACATCGAACATCCGCATCGGGGCGGCGGTCGCGATCGCGCCGCTATACCACCCCGTGCGCTTCGCGGAGGAATGCGCCGTGCTCGACATCCTCTCCGACGGGCGGCTGGAGACTGCGTTGGCGATCGGATACCGGCGGCGTGAGTACGACATGCAGGGCAAGCGATTCACCGATCGCGGCGACCATCTCGACGAGTTCCTTCACATCGTCCGCGCGCTCTGGGCTGGCGAGACGGTCACTTTCGCCGGGCGGCACTACACCGTGAACGAGGCTCGGATCATGCCACCGCCGCGAGGGCGGATCCCCCTGTACGTCGGCGGATTCACCGATCGAGCACTGGACCGGGTGGCCGCCTACGCCGACGGCTACCTCGGGAACGAGGAAATCTGCGATCTCTACCTTGAGAAGCTCAGACAACGTGGAAAGGATCTCGACCGTGCGGCGATTCGCATTCCGGGGATCTTTGTGACCGTCGCCGAAGATCCCGAGCAAGCCATGGAGGAACTGGCACCCTATTACCACCACGTCTTCTCCAGCTACCGGGTATGGATGAACGAGGACAACGCGATAGGTATGGAAAACGCCAGCTTGCAACTGGCGATGGACGTCGATGGCTTCAAGCGAAGTGGCATCTTGCAGATCATGACCCCCGAGCAGGCTGTCGGCCATTTCAAAGCGATGCAGGATCGCATACCGCTCGAGCACTTCATGATGATGCGTCCCCCCGGGCTGCCGGCGGAGCGGTTCGTCGAATACGCGCAACTGTTCGCGGACAAAGTGATACCAGCTTTCAACTAG
- a CDS encoding DUF4286 family protein, producing MTDKFIQIVFSNPLDGRDDEFNDWYDNVHIPDLLAIPGMLSAQRYDLKNAEIYDMEGGTAPEHRYAIIYEMEGDVDTILNKIQDGVTAGKITMADCLDMSSWRLSFWAPRGPKATA from the coding sequence ATGACTGACAAGTTCATCCAGATCGTCTTCTCGAATCCGTTGGACGGCAGGGACGACGAATTCAACGACTGGTACGACAACGTCCACATACCGGACCTGCTCGCGATCCCCGGCATGCTGTCGGCGCAACGCTATGACCTCAAGAACGCCGAGATCTACGACATGGAGGGCGGCACAGCGCCAGAGCACCGCTACGCGATTATCTACGAGATGGAGGGCGATGTCGACACCATCCTGAACAAGATTCAAGACGGTGTGACCGCAGGAAAGATCACTATGGCCGACTGCCTCGACATGTCCAGCTGGCGACTGTCATTCTGGGCACCTCGCGGCCCCAAAGCGACTGCTTGA
- a CDS encoding amidohydrolase family protein: protein MNVDDLVLVSVDDHVIEPAHMFEGRVAKKYEDRAPRFIRRDDGTMAWVYEGQEILNPALNAVAGRPPNEFGMEPTSIEEIRLGCYDIDARVKDMNANGVLGSMCFPSFPRFCGQLFMDTADKEQAAAMVRAYNDWHVEDWAGTHPGRIIPLGLPMMWDPEASAAEVRRLAARGCHAVTFSSSPYDLGLPSIYNEHWDPFWEACADEGTVVCIHLGSNSAPPMTSPDAPIELIYTLSPIGLFSAAADLLWSPVFRKFPSLRIALSEGGTGWLPYFCERVDYIYKHTRHWSGMDLGDRLPSEIFKEHVIFCFIDDFVGIENRHHLNIDNITWECDYPHSDTTWPLAPEVLMKSLVDVPDDEINKITHLNAMQHFRYDPFAHIPREQATVGVLRAQVGDWDISVKSVSELRTPIASSERAF from the coding sequence ATGAACGTCGACGATCTGGTCTTGGTGAGCGTGGACGATCACGTGATCGAGCCGGCCCATATGTTCGAGGGACGGGTGGCAAAGAAATACGAGGACAGGGCTCCGCGATTCATCCGCCGCGATGACGGCACGATGGCCTGGGTTTACGAGGGTCAAGAGATCCTCAACCCGGCGCTCAATGCCGTGGCGGGGCGCCCCCCAAACGAGTTCGGCATGGAGCCCACCAGCATCGAGGAGATCCGGTTGGGCTGCTACGACATAGACGCCCGGGTCAAGGATATGAACGCCAACGGCGTACTCGGCTCGATGTGCTTCCCGTCCTTCCCGCGGTTCTGCGGCCAGCTGTTCATGGACACCGCGGACAAGGAGCAAGCCGCAGCGATGGTGCGGGCCTACAACGACTGGCACGTCGAGGACTGGGCCGGGACGCATCCCGGGCGAATCATTCCCTTGGGACTCCCAATGATGTGGGACCCCGAAGCGTCCGCCGCTGAGGTACGGCGCCTCGCCGCGCGCGGCTGCCATGCCGTGACGTTCTCCTCCAGCCCCTACGATCTGGGGCTACCTAGCATCTACAACGAGCACTGGGATCCGTTCTGGGAGGCCTGTGCCGACGAGGGCACGGTCGTGTGCATTCATCTCGGGTCGAATTCGGCTCCACCCATGACCTCACCCGACGCGCCCATCGAGCTCATCTACACGTTGTCACCGATCGGATTGTTCTCGGCGGCCGCCGATCTGCTTTGGAGTCCGGTCTTCCGCAAGTTCCCATCACTTCGCATTGCGCTATCCGAGGGTGGCACAGGTTGGCTGCCGTACTTCTGCGAGCGAGTTGACTACATCTACAAGCACACACGCCACTGGAGCGGGATGGATCTCGGTGATCGCCTGCCGTCCGAGATCTTCAAGGAGCACGTGATCTTTTGTTTCATCGACGATTTCGTGGGTATCGAGAACCGTCATCACCTCAATATCGACAACATCACCTGGGAATGCGACTATCCGCATTCGGACACCACGTGGCCGCTGGCTCCGGAGGTCCTGATGAAGTCGCTCGTCGACGTCCCTGACGACGAGATCAACAAGATCACCCACCTCAACGCGATGCAGCACTTCCGGTACGACCCGTTCGCGCACATTCCGCGTGAGCAGGCAACGGTGGGAGTACTGCGCGCTCAGGTCGGCGACTGGGACATCAGTGTCAAGTCGGTGAGCGAGCTGCGTACCCCCATCGCCTCGTCGGAGCGGGCGTTCTAG
- a CDS encoding SDR family NAD(P)-dependent oxidoreductase, whose translation MHLRDKVVVITGSGSGIGEACAQRFAAEGAKVVVTDQNSDGVDRVCKTVDTVGLACDITVEDNVRAVADLARRTYGEVDIWFSNAGYTGPAQHGTIADDELWDVSWRLHVMSHVYAAREVLPAMLERGDGYLLHTASIVALAIHPDKPAYSVTKKAALGFSEWLAATYRPKGIRVSCFCPGPMLTPMLLGDGIPADHPMLQEAATPERVADRLVGAIDAERFLIVDSILGQDLLSAKATDYEQWMSSMEQTS comes from the coding sequence ATGCATCTGCGCGACAAGGTCGTCGTTATCACGGGATCGGGTAGCGGCATTGGCGAGGCGTGCGCTCAGCGGTTTGCCGCTGAAGGTGCGAAGGTCGTTGTCACCGACCAGAATTCAGACGGTGTCGATCGGGTCTGCAAGACGGTCGACACCGTGGGGCTGGCCTGTGACATCACCGTTGAGGACAACGTCCGCGCCGTTGCCGACCTGGCCCGCCGAACCTACGGCGAAGTCGACATCTGGTTTAGTAACGCCGGTTACACGGGTCCGGCTCAGCACGGCACCATCGCCGATGACGAGCTGTGGGATGTGAGCTGGCGGCTGCATGTGATGTCACACGTGTACGCCGCCCGAGAAGTACTGCCTGCGATGCTCGAACGTGGCGATGGTTACCTCTTACATACTGCCTCGATCGTCGCTTTGGCGATACACCCGGACAAGCCCGCCTACTCCGTGACCAAGAAGGCCGCTCTCGGCTTTTCGGAGTGGCTTGCGGCCACGTACCGCCCGAAAGGAATCAGAGTGTCGTGCTTCTGCCCCGGGCCGATGCTGACGCCGATGCTGTTGGGCGACGGAATACCCGCCGACCATCCGATGCTGCAAGAGGCCGCAACGCCGGAACGGGTCGCGGACCGCTTGGTCGGTGCAATCGATGCCGAGCGGTTCCTCATCGTGGATTCGATTCTCGGTCAGGATCTCCTGAGCGCTAAAGCAACTGACTACGAGCAGTGGATGTCGTCCATGGAACAAACTAGCTGA
- a CDS encoding SDR family NAD(P)-dependent oxidoreductase, which produces MAIDPADILLTGRVAVVTGGGAGIGKGIAEGLAAFGASVSVWERDPDTCAAAAETLGALGIIADVRDSAQVDAALARTVDELGEVSILVNNAGGTFSSPLLDTTENGWDALYKSNLRHVLLCTQRIARRLVDAQLPGSIINVTSIEGVRAAPGYAAYAAAKAGVINYTQTAAFELAPHGIRVNALAPDLTLTEGLMQLSQGTVRADHAPGIPMGRPGHVDEIAGAAVFLASQLAGYITGQTIHVDGGTHAAGGWYHHPQTGRPTLGPPDQ; this is translated from the coding sequence GTGGCCATCGATCCAGCCGACATCCTGCTCACCGGTCGCGTCGCCGTCGTGACCGGCGGGGGAGCCGGCATCGGCAAGGGCATCGCCGAAGGGCTCGCGGCGTTCGGCGCGTCGGTGTCGGTCTGGGAGCGCGACCCCGACACCTGCGCAGCCGCCGCGGAAACCCTTGGTGCGCTGGGCATCATCGCCGACGTGCGGGACAGCGCCCAGGTGGACGCCGCGCTGGCGCGCACCGTCGACGAACTCGGCGAAGTGTCGATCCTCGTCAACAACGCCGGCGGCACCTTCTCCTCACCGCTGCTGGATACCACCGAGAACGGTTGGGACGCGCTGTACAAGAGCAACCTTCGCCATGTCCTGCTGTGCACGCAGCGGATCGCGCGCCGCCTGGTGGACGCGCAACTGCCCGGCAGCATCATCAACGTGACGTCGATCGAGGGGGTCCGCGCGGCCCCGGGTTACGCCGCGTACGCAGCCGCCAAGGCCGGTGTCATCAACTACACCCAGACCGCGGCGTTCGAACTGGCGCCGCACGGCATCCGGGTGAACGCGCTGGCGCCCGACCTGACGTTGACCGAGGGGTTGATGCAGTTGTCGCAGGGGACGGTGCGGGCCGACCACGCACCGGGAATTCCGATGGGCCGTCCCGGCCATGTCGATGAGATCGCCGGTGCCGCAGTGTTCCTCGCGTCGCAGTTGGCCGGCTACATCACCGGGCAGACGATTCACGTCGACGGCGGGACACACGCGGCGGGCGGCTGGTATCACCATCCGCAGACCGGGAGGCCGACGCTGGGTCCACCGGATCAGTGA
- a CDS encoding SDR family NAD(P)-dependent oxidoreductase produces the protein MESFDGRAAVITGGASGIGLASAREFARRGARVMLADIDRAALDSAVAELRGDGVDAHGVLCDVRKLDDVTHLADEAFAVFGEVHVVFNNAGIAYAGPIAQASHDDWRFVIDVDLWGPIHGVEAFLPRLIAQQADSHIVFTSSFAGLIPNVGLGPYCVAKYGVVALAETLSREVRANGIGVTVLCPMIVETNLLANTERVRSEDYGPPTPSPADTVQQLASDPTDDSVLNVDDVARLTTDAILANRLYVLPHKASRDSIRRRFARIDRTFEDQAAEGWAH, from the coding sequence GTGGAGAGTTTCGACGGACGCGCCGCGGTCATCACCGGAGGCGCCAGCGGGATCGGCCTTGCCAGCGCACGAGAATTCGCCCGTCGGGGCGCGCGGGTGATGCTTGCCGACATCGACCGGGCCGCGCTGGACAGCGCGGTGGCCGAACTGCGCGGTGACGGTGTCGACGCCCACGGCGTGTTGTGCGATGTGCGCAAGCTCGACGACGTCACGCATCTGGCCGACGAGGCCTTCGCAGTGTTCGGCGAGGTGCACGTGGTGTTCAACAATGCGGGCATCGCCTACGCGGGGCCGATCGCGCAGGCCAGCCACGACGATTGGCGCTTCGTCATCGACGTCGACCTGTGGGGTCCGATCCACGGGGTCGAGGCGTTTCTGCCGCGCCTGATCGCCCAGCAGGCCGACAGCCACATCGTGTTCACCTCGTCGTTCGCCGGGCTGATCCCCAACGTCGGGTTGGGCCCGTACTGCGTCGCCAAGTACGGCGTCGTCGCGCTCGCCGAAACCCTGTCGCGCGAGGTGCGTGCCAACGGGATCGGCGTCACCGTGCTGTGCCCGATGATCGTCGAGACCAACCTGCTGGCCAACACCGAACGCGTGCGCAGCGAGGACTACGGTCCGCCCACCCCGTCGCCCGCCGACACGGTGCAGCAATTGGCGTCGGACCCGACCGACGACTCGGTGCTCAACGTCGACGACGTCGCGCGGCTGACCACGGACGCGATCCTGGCCAACCGGTTGTATGTGCTGCCGCACAAGGCCTCACGGGACTCGATCCGGCGCCGCTTCGCGCGCATCGACCGCACCTTCGAGGACCAGGCCGCCGAGGGCTGGGCTCACTGA
- a CDS encoding CaiB/BaiF CoA-transferase family protein, which produces MAALDGYVVVDLSTGIAGAYCTKLLADGGAQVIKVEPPEGDWLRRWSASGADIAPGSDGALFSFLAGAKHSVVADPDSDIDLVNALLAGADAVVWSRGSSVAEHVVCIPAAIRSAHPHLTVTSITPFGLRGPWSDRPATEFTLQAWSGGIVGLGRGSADRAPVFVGGQVGEYLAGAYASAATLASRMRGGAELVDVSMLETQILGLTYYPVSYYEMLGRPWRDARRLTVPGIARAKDGLIDIGCGTAQQWFDLCAMTGHDDWIDEESPLSITEQANEKADELYAWVESHTVDEIRDLATAFRIPNAPVANGANTVGLDHFHARGSFVTNPRDGFDQPGPPYRMQPAVLRGPEPAPRLGEHTEYYRSREVSHGREKGELPTRNAISAKLPFEGLRVIDMTTFWAGPSCTHLLAMLGADVIHIESTRRPDGTRMIAGIPVTEDQWWEKSPIFSGLNTNKRGVTLDLQSTAGRDLLNRFIATADVIVENFTPRVLDQIRLDFAAVQAVRPDVVMLRMPGFGLDGPWRDNPAFAYVIEAASGISWLTGYPDRNPYEPYSVGDPNAGIHALNALLLALEQRRRTGQGVLVEAAMVDAALNVAAEQVIEYSAYGALLQRDGNRGPTAAPQNLYRTNEIDEFGRADCWVAVAVANDEQWAGLRDALGGPKWASDPELRTVAGRRAHHDTVDEHLAAWCAQRSGDDIVETLWGQGVPVAKVMQPHRQTELPQLAARGFFEDVGHPVNARTPHSTVPFKMSRGPERVHVQPAPLLGQHNHELLSELGLSDDEIADLQDRGVIGNAVAMGPSKAKA; this is translated from the coding sequence GTGGCAGCACTGGACGGGTACGTCGTCGTCGACCTTTCCACCGGCATCGCAGGCGCCTACTGCACAAAGCTCCTCGCCGACGGCGGCGCCCAGGTGATCAAAGTCGAGCCTCCGGAAGGGGACTGGCTGCGCAGATGGTCGGCGTCCGGCGCCGACATCGCGCCGGGTTCCGACGGCGCGCTGTTCAGCTTTCTGGCAGGTGCCAAGCACAGTGTGGTGGCCGACCCGGACAGCGACATCGATCTCGTCAACGCGCTGCTCGCCGGCGCCGACGCGGTGGTGTGGTCACGGGGATCCTCGGTCGCCGAACACGTGGTGTGCATCCCGGCGGCAATCCGGTCGGCGCACCCGCATCTGACCGTCACGTCGATCACCCCGTTCGGGTTGCGCGGGCCGTGGAGCGACCGGCCCGCAACAGAGTTCACCCTGCAGGCGTGGTCGGGTGGCATCGTGGGGCTGGGCCGCGGTTCGGCCGACCGGGCCCCCGTGTTCGTCGGCGGGCAGGTCGGCGAGTACCTCGCCGGTGCATACGCGAGCGCGGCGACGCTGGCGTCGCGCATGCGCGGTGGCGCCGAACTGGTCGACGTGTCGATGCTGGAAACCCAGATCCTCGGGCTCACTTACTATCCGGTCTCCTACTACGAGATGCTGGGCCGGCCGTGGCGCGACGCCAGACGGTTGACGGTGCCCGGGATCGCGCGCGCCAAGGACGGGCTGATCGACATCGGCTGCGGCACCGCGCAGCAGTGGTTCGACCTGTGCGCGATGACCGGCCACGACGACTGGATCGACGAGGAGTCGCCGCTGTCGATCACCGAGCAGGCCAACGAGAAGGCCGACGAGCTGTACGCGTGGGTCGAGAGCCACACCGTCGACGAGATCCGCGACCTGGCCACCGCGTTCCGCATCCCCAACGCGCCGGTGGCCAACGGGGCCAACACCGTCGGGCTCGACCATTTCCACGCGCGCGGCTCGTTCGTGACCAACCCCCGCGACGGTTTCGACCAGCCCGGTCCGCCCTACCGCATGCAGCCGGCCGTGCTGCGCGGGCCCGAACCCGCGCCCCGCCTCGGCGAACACACCGAGTACTACCGTTCGCGAGAGGTAAGCCACGGTCGTGAAAAGGGCGAATTACCGACCCGGAATGCTATTTCGGCGAAGCTGCCGTTCGAGGGGTTGCGCGTCATCGACATGACGACCTTCTGGGCCGGGCCGTCGTGCACCCATCTGCTGGCGATGTTGGGCGCCGACGTCATCCACATCGAGTCGACCCGGCGCCCCGACGGCACAAGGATGATCGCCGGCATCCCGGTCACCGAAGACCAATGGTGGGAGAAGTCGCCGATCTTCTCGGGCCTCAACACCAACAAACGCGGCGTGACACTGGACCTGCAGAGCACAGCGGGCCGTGACCTGCTCAACCGCTTCATCGCCACCGCGGACGTCATCGTAGAGAATTTCACCCCCCGGGTGCTGGATCAGATCAGGCTGGATTTCGCTGCGGTGCAAGCCGTCCGGCCCGACGTCGTCATGTTGCGGATGCCCGGCTTCGGCCTCGACGGTCCGTGGCGGGACAACCCGGCGTTCGCCTACGTCATCGAGGCGGCGTCAGGTATTAGCTGGCTGACCGGCTACCCCGACCGCAACCCGTACGAGCCGTACTCGGTGGGCGACCCCAACGCGGGCATCCACGCGCTCAACGCGCTGCTGCTGGCGTTGGAACAGCGCCGCCGCACCGGACAGGGCGTGCTGGTGGAGGCGGCGATGGTCGATGCCGCGCTCAACGTCGCGGCCGAACAGGTCATCGAGTACTCCGCGTACGGCGCGCTGCTGCAACGCGACGGAAATCGTGGCCCCACCGCCGCCCCGCAAAACCTCTACCGCACCAACGAGATCGACGAGTTCGGTCGCGCCGACTGCTGGGTCGCGGTGGCCGTGGCCAACGACGAGCAGTGGGCCGGTCTGCGCGATGCGCTCGGCGGCCCGAAATGGGCGTCGGACCCAGAATTGCGCACCGTGGCGGGTCGACGCGCCCATCACGACACCGTCGACGAGCACCTCGCCGCCTGGTGTGCGCAACGCAGCGGCGACGACATCGTCGAAACCCTCTGGGGCCAGGGCGTGCCGGTGGCCAAGGTGATGCAGCCGCACCGCCAGACCGAACTGCCGCAGCTCGCGGCCCGCGGCTTCTTCGAGGACGTCGGCCACCCGGTGAACGCCCGCACCCCACACAGCACGGTGCCGTTCAAGATGTCGCGGGGACCCGAGCGGGTGCATGTGCAGCCCGCGCCGCTGCTCGGACAGCACAACCACGAGCTGCTATCCGAACTCGGCCTCAGCGACGACGAGATCGCCGACCTGCAGGACCGCGGCGTGATCGGCAACGCGGTGGCGATGGGTCCCAGCAAGGCCAAGGCGTGA